A region of Salvia splendens isolate huo1 chromosome 17, SspV2, whole genome shotgun sequence DNA encodes the following proteins:
- the LOC121774009 gene encoding LOB domain-containing protein 6-like, giving the protein MEFVGHEGDLKESTFHYYKVKCLSQSCSEAFIWVSSYSYTTHSKAHKRLRVKQMTGVSSSCGACKFLRRRCTEECIFAPYFSYEQAANHFAAVHKVFGASNVSKLLSHLPEHSRSDAAITVSYEALARMEDPIYGCIAHIFALQQQVAILEEEIEMYGKAIANPGGYFSREWENEAIMQTMMDPGTSDVISEGCLLERLLEQDYYIYQDNNLQSLWTKYAAQPQSQW; this is encoded by the exons ATGGAATTTGTTGGGCACGAAGGGGACCTAAAAGAATCTACTTTCCATTATTATAAAGTAAAATGTCTCTCTCAGTCTTGTTCTGAGGCCTTTATATGGGTGAGCAGCTACTCATACACAACACATAGCAAGGCACATAAACGACTACGAGTCAAGCAGATGACAGGAGTAAGCTCGTCGTGTGGAGCGTGTAAGTTCTTAAGAAGGAGGTGCACGGAAGAATGTATATTCGCACCTTATTTCAGTTACGAGCAAGCAGCCAACCACTTTGCAGCAGTCCATAAGGTGTTTGGAGCCAGCAACGTGTCGAAGCTGCTGTCACATCTGCCGGAGCATAGCAGAAGCGACGCAGCCATAACTGTATCTTACGAAGCGCTGGCACGCATGGAGGACCCTATTTACGGTTGCATTGCTCATATCTTTGCCCTGCAGCAGCAG GTGGCTATCCTAGAGGAGGAGATAGAAATGTACGGAAAAGCAATAGCTAACCCTGGTGGTTATTTTAGCAGAGAATGGGAGAATGAAGCGATTATGCAGACAATGATGGATCCGGGAACGAGCGATGTGATATCTGAAGGCTGCTTGTTGGAGAGGCTGCTTGAACAAGATTATTACATCTACCAAGACAATAATCTGCAATCACTATGGACCAAGTATGCAGCACAACCTCAGTCTCAGTGGTAG
- the LOC121775517 gene encoding protein phosphatase 2C 37-like, giving the protein MAGIVETQTAAAPFEASSKSRSRMEIHRLNFDLSDSAMARPPLRKRQRKDDAAVQSSDLEVKRSKTECPRYGVTSVCGRRRDMEDSVAIHPSFCGGDDDGDVRGDLHFFGVFDGHGCSHVSRRCKERMHEIVRDEYEKEDGGGDAPWEDALVRSFRKMDDDVAEWSSGLASTSDYSNCRCEMRTPQRDSVGSTAVVAVISPDKIVVSNCGDSCAVLCRNGVAIPLSVDHKPDRPDELRRIEEAGGRVIYWDGPRVLGVLAMSRAIGDSYLKPYVIPEPEVTVTDRTAEDECLILASDGLWDVVSDQTACGVARMCLQSRKGESSNQACSDASILLTRLALARHSTDNVSVVVVDLRKTT; this is encoded by the exons ATGGCTGGAATAGTTGAGACGCAGACGGCGGCTGCTCCTTTTGAGGCGAGCTCTAAATCCAGGAGCAGGATGGAGATCCATCGCCTTAATTTCGATCTATCCGATTCCGCGATGGCGCGGCCGCCGCTGAGGAAGCGGCAGCGCAAGGACGATGCGGCGGTTCAGAGCTCCGATCTCGAGGTGAAGCGCTCGAAGACGGAGTGTCCGAGATACGGCGTGACGTCGGTTTGCGGCAGGAGGAGAGATATGGAAGACTCAGTAGCGATTCACCCTTCCTTCTGTGGCGGTGACGATGATGGTGATGTTCGCGGCGATTTGCACTTCTTCGGTGTTTTCGATGGCCACGGCTGCTCGCACGTGAGCAGGAGGTGCAAGGAGCGGATGCACGAGATCGTGAGAGACGAGTACGAGAAGGAGGACGGCGGCGGAGACGCGCCGTGGGAAGATGCGTTGGTGCGGAGCTTCAGGAAGATGGATGATGACGTGGCGGAGTGGTCTAGCGGCCTCGCCTCAACCTCCGATTATTCCAACTGCCGCTGCGAGATGCGCACTCCGCAGCGCGATTCGGTCGGATCCACTGCCGTCGTGGCCGTGATCTCCCCCGATAAGATCGTCGTCTCCAATTGCGGCGATTCTTGCGCCGTCCTGTGCCGGAACGGCGTCGCGATTCCTCTCTCCGTCGACCACAAG CCTGATAGACCGGATGAGCTCCGCCGCATCGAGGAAGCCGGCGGCCGCGTGATCTACTGGGACGGTCCTCGAGTTCTCGGCGTCTTAGCCATGTCTCGCGCCATAG GCGACAGTTATCTGAAGCCGTACGTGATACCGGAACCGGAGGTGACGGTTACGGATCGGACGGCGGAGGACGAGTGCCTGATCCTGGCCAGCGACGGGCTGTGGGACGTCGTCTCGGACCAGACCGCTTGTGGTGTGGCGCGGATGTGCCTACAGTCTCGGAAAGGAGAGAGCTCGAATCAGGCTTGCTCCGATGCATCGATTTTGCTTACGAGGCTGGCTCTTGCGCGCCACTCCACCGATAATGTTagtgtggtggtggtggacttGAGGAAGACTACGTAA
- the LOC121773745 gene encoding AT-hook motif nuclear-localized protein 15-like, translating into MANRWWAGNVAMNPMSSPAPNSSGSNPNNSRGENLDEAEDGQNPAGDIEISEPSSAASGGRRPRGRPPGSKNKPRAPVVITKESANALRSHVLEIGSGSDVLDSIAAFAHRRHLGVSVLSGSGVVTNVTLRQPGGGGVLSLTGRFEILSLSGAFLPPPSPPGATGLTVYLAGSQGQVVGGPVVGTLIASGPVMVIAATFTNATFERLPLEDDGKGMHSQQTSPPRRSAAAAMAEPPPPSAAAMYNNEPSNLLPNGVGAEMPHDMFWAPPRLLPPSY; encoded by the coding sequence ATGGCTAATAGGTGGTGGGCAGGGAACGTGGCGATGAATCCGATGTCTTCACCGGCGCCGAACAGCAGCGGCAGCAACCCCAACAACTCGAGGGGCGAGAATCTAGACGAGGCAGAGGACGGCCAGAACCCCGCGGGCGACATCGAGATCTCTGAGCCGTCCTCGGCCGCGTCTGGGGGCCGCCGCCCCAGAGGCCGGCCCCCGGGCTCGAAGAACAAGCCGCGCGCCCCGGTGGTCATCACCAAGGAGagcgccaacgccctccgcagcCACGTCCTCGAGATCGGCAGCGGCAGCGACGTCCTCGACAGCATCGCCGCCTTCGCGCACCGCCGCCACCTCGGCGTCTCCGTCCTCTCCGGCAGCGGCGTCGTCACCAACGTCACGCTCCGCCAgcccggcggcggcggcgtgcTCAGCCTCACCGGGAGGTTCGAGATCCTCTCGCTCTCCGGCGCCTTCCTaccgccgccgtcgccgccggGGGCCACCGGGCTCACCGTCTACCTGGCCGGCAGCCAGGGGCAGGTCGTCGGCGGCCCGGTCGTCGGCACATTGATCGCCTCGGGGCCGGTGATGGTGATCGCCGCGACGTTCACTAACGCCACCTTCGAGCGGCTTCCGCTCGAAGACGACGGCAAAGGGATGCATTCTCAGCAGACGTCGCCGCCGCGGCGTTCTGCTGCGGCGGCGATGGCTGAGCCGCCTCCGCCGTCGGCGGCGGCTATGTATAATAACGAGCCGTCGAATTTGCTTCCGAACGGCGTCGGCGCCGAAATGCCGCACGATATGTTTTGGGCTCCGCCGCGCCTGCTTCCTCCGTCCTATTAG